The sequence TACCTCTGAAACAGACAATTTATTGGAGTGAACATACCTTTTaacatatttctcttttctgtcaaGATAAATTTGTGCAGTAGGTGTAAACTTAGTAGAAGTGCTGTTTGTGAAGTATATGCTAACAAGGAAATTAGGAGGAAAAACTCTCAAAAAGTCTTTATAACTAATATCGGCATGCCTTAAATtaaatctgaattaaaatttctcatttgtaaACTTTTGGATGTAAACTTTGTAAGTAGGTCTACGCTATAGTACGTGCTTTTGGACATGGAATTAAATAACTGTCACGACATTGATCCCTTAAAGTCGCAGCCAGGAGAAATTAATTCTTCAGAAGAGCAGTGAGTCGTCTGTCCTTTGAACTGAGGAAACTGAACTTTAAATCCTCGTTTCTgttgttaaaaaggaaaaaaaaaaaaaaaaaaaaaaaaaggaaagaaaaagttttatatttaaactcTCACAAGTCTCTTTTCAGTGTAGCTGACTCTTCCAGTGCAGGGAAGTTCTTAGCCCCTCAGTGGGGCCGTTaagagcaaaacattttgcttcctGCTTTGGGAAACGCGATAAACTCCTTGCTCGAGTCGTGGTGGGCCAGGTTTGACAGCTGCCCCTTGAGCACGTTGGCGCCGTTGCCCACCGAGCGTCCCAAGGCGCCCGTTTCCAGAATGGCTCCTTTGGTGGTAGCCCAGGACACCGTGGTGTTGCTCAAGGCTTGGTTCAAAGTACTGTGCCTGAACAGGGGGTCGTGAAACACCCCGTCCACCCAGTTCCTGAGGTTGGTGACCGGTGAATCCTGGTGCCTGTCGATGACATTGACCGGGGTggaggcggcggtggcggcCGAGCCCCCCTGCCGCTTCAGCATGCATGAGGGGTACTCGGCCTGGTTGAGGGAGGTGGCGGTGTGCGCCAGGGACCAAATCCGGGGCTTcgcctccagcagctgctgtccctgcGGGAAGCACATTTTGGGCTCGcagccgcggggccgggccccgagCAGGGCCGCCTCGCACTCCTCGGCCGCCGGCTTCAGGCAGCTGCGGGCCctctccgcctcctcctcctcctcctcgtcgaCGGCGGCCGGCAGCGGCAGCTtggcggggggctcggcggcACGGGGCGGGGGGCCGCCGCCCGGCAGCGGGTGCGGGTGCGGCAGCGGGTGCGGGAAGGGCCGCCTCATCTCGCACTCGGAGCTCTCCGACTCGGCGGCGTCCAAGTCCTCCAGGTCGCTGagctccagctccttctcctccttgccCGTGGGCTCTGcgggaggggtggggggaagggaCGGCAAAAACAAGACACGCGGTCACTGGAGGCGCCGCGCTGCCCCGCGGGCGCCCCCGCCAGCGAAGCCCGAGGCCAAGGGGGCGAGGCCCCACCCGGGGCCAGCTGGCGGCCGACCCCCCGCGGCCGCGCCGCTAAGTGCCCCTTCCTAGCAGGGTACCCTCGGCTTTCTCGTTCTTCATCATCGCGTCTTCCTGcgagccctcctcctcctcctcctcttcctcgtaGGGCCGCTTCTCGTCCGAGCACTTGTTCCGCGGAGGCCAGGTCATCTTGTTCTCCTTCTTGAGCCGCCGGCGGGCGTTGGCGAACCAGGTGGAGACCTGGGTGAGGGTCATCTTGGTGATGATGGCCAGCATGATCTTCTCGCCCTTGGTGGGGTAGGGGTTCTTGcggtgctcctgcagccaggcctTCAGCGTGCTGGTGGTCTCCCGGGTGGCGTTTTTCCGCCGCGTCCCGCCGTCCATCCCGCCGTACCTGCGGGCACAGCCGAGCACCCCCACCGTGACCCACCGCCCTCGCCCCCCGACGACCCGCCTGATGTCCCCCTTTGGGGCGGGGGCTCCCCGGGTCCCGGCTCTGACACGCGGCACCCCCCGTGGGTGGGGACGGCAGGACCACGGAGGGGACAAGAGGGCGAGGGCAGCTCAGCTTCCAGGGGAGGCCCGGCCGAGGAAGGAGGAGGACGGTGGGCTCGTTCAGCCAGCACCGGGCGGTGTAAAGCTCCGCTGCACCGCGGCGTTTGcggggaaagagggaagaaaactcCTGTCTTTATTCACGGCAAAGTCAATGTCAACCTTTCGGGCAGCAGTAAAATCCTAGCGGCTCGCAAATGGCCAGAAatcctgctttcctgtttttttgctCAGTGCTTCCCAAACAGAATACGTCTGGGTGACCCCAGGGTGTAACTGCTAATAGAAATACATTTCCTCTTACTCCTTTTATTAGCAATCCCCCCTACCCTTTTGTTCCtgaaattgtaaataaatacataaatatatatatataagcctAAAGCAAATGACACTGGACTGCAACTGAATATTTAATGCACATCCTCCAGCAAAGGTCACCGGCGCCCAATGGGCCTCAAAGGTTGCACCGGCGTCTGAGCGCCTTCTGCGCCCTGTTAAAGCTGATaaaggcagcagggcaggccgGCCGCCTACTCCTGACTCCGTGCGGGAACAAACTGAAGGAGGGGGCGTCGGAGGGGTCCGCAGCCCCCCCGCCACAGGACCACGTGCGGAGGCTGAGCGGCGGGGAagggggcggccggcggggaCCGTCGGGGAGCGGTCGCTGGCCGAGGCTAAGGTCCGGGCATGGGATGCTGAGGGGGGAAAGAGGGTCCCCgaggggggccggggctgcccttACCTGTCGTACTGGTACTGGCTGAGGGTGTGATCATAGGGGTAGTAGGCAGCCGCCGGGGCGATGCCCGCATGCGCAGAGCCGCTGCCGTCCTTCGCCTCCAAACTGTTCTGCAAAGAGACACCGCGCCGCCGCCCTCAGCCCCCGCCGACCCCCGGCTCGTGGGGAGGGGGACATCCCCCCCCGACCCGGCCCGGGGCCCCCCCTGGCGCGGCGGGGTCCGTAGGGACGTGAACTCAGGACGGTGCTGCGATgcggggagagggaggaggaataagaggggaggggggcgcaAGGGCTGGCTGGGAAGAGCGCCCCGGTGACTACCAGCGAGGGGGGGACCCGCAGCCATCGTCCTGGCCGGCTCCTCACCCTCGGCATCGCCGGgcccggggggcggcggcggaaCCGGGGATGCGGGGGGGATGCGGGCGGGAAGCGGGCGGGAAGCAGCGGaaccggggaggggggcggtGGAAGGGGGCTTACCAGGGAGTAGAAAGCGGGAGCCTCGGTGCCGTAGGTCACGTAGTTTCCATAGCCCTGGGGGCCGGCGTAGGGGCCGCCGTAGACCCCCAGGGCGGCGGCGGAGTTGAGCTCGTGGCGGGCGGTGGCGAGCAGGCGGCTCTCGTACACAGGACAATAGACCGGGGTCTGCGCCGAGGCGGCCGCCCCCGTCTCGGCCAGTGTCCGGCCGCCGGACTCGCAGCAAGTCGTCAGGGAGTTGGTGCTCATCAGGAActggggggggagagagaggagcgCTCAGGGCGGGGAGGGAAACTTCGGCACTTAAAACTAACTTTGATCGCCACGGTTGCGGCTTTGGGGTGTCGCCCCCCcacttccctcctccccccccccccccatctccctactcctcctcccctcccgtGTTTTGCTTTGGGGGTTAAAACGTTAAAACAGAGGTGCCAGTACTTtatcagttaaaacaaaaaacaataataataataataaaaaccaccaccaccaaacaccCCGTGCCTGTAGGCGTTTAATCCGCCGCAACGCATTGCTCCAGCCCTTTGCGTTTAAAGCCCAACTTTCCCGGTGTGCTTTGACAAGACGGGGTTTACACCGCTTTTCCCCTCTTGCGGCACAATGCTTcccatctgcatttttaaaccttttttttttttcttcttttttccctctatatCActcatgcatatttattttgactGCAGATTTGTAGCGGCCATACACGCATCTGTTATTAAGCTGCTGTTTTAGAATAGCCCATTATGTTTCTGCAGTTCAGCCCTCAGTACTTTCGTGTTTAATTGGTAAACTGTAGATTTAATcgggaaagattaaaaaaaaaaaaaaaaaagcgctcGGGGGAGAGAGCGGGTGGGGGCTGGGGGATCTCTTGGTCCTTTTCTCACCTCGCTCATCTCTGTAATCGTCCCCCACGCATCGTTATCACCCCGAAAGACCCTAAATCCCGAGTGTGCCTCCCCGTTTCAAAACACGGGCACAAGATATAACTTAGGCATCATCCAGGCATGCTGAGTGAGTAACCGATTTCACGCTCTCGCATGCTAGAAAGGATCGCTGCAGCTTTTAGCACTGAACGGAAGTGATCAATAATGACTGAAATTCAATCAATTAACGTTTGTAGGCAAAAGTCTTACCTGGGGTGCAGAGGAGTAAGGGTAGCCAAACTGAGGATATGACATGGTACAGAGGCTCCCAGTTATCTAGAAACAAGGCGAGACGTCTGATCTGCACGCTATTGCAGCCTTGCTCTGCTCTATTGTACCAATTGATTGGTAACCACAGGTCCCTAGATGCTTATAGGACGAAGCAGAAAAccacatttaatttatttacatgctttttgaacttttttttttttaactaaagaaaaaaaaaagacgtatAGTAATTTTAGCAAGTTCGCCTCTACAGCTGCGACACAGAAATAGTTGTTACGTGAGGGCTGCGAGGCTGGCAAACGTGACGGCAGAAACACATATTTTGCACCCAcggaaagggaaaggaggagaaaaaagggggaCCGAAAAGTAGAACAAGCACATCACGTCAGAACCACGTTGTTTTACAGGAGCCGAGCCTCTGACGTCACGTAAAACCTATTCAAATTACCTTGCCTGGAAGTTTAACATTCATTTTCGGGAGTCTTTGAGCTGGCGTGGAAAACAGACTCTCTAGCATCTCTCTCAGGCTGCCTAACAGGAGCGAAAGTTTGGAAAGCGCTCCAGCACCAGCTATGCCTGTTCGCAACATATCTATATTAATTTCTTTGGGAAGGAAATGAATGGTTTCAACCTGAAGAATCAACGTCCTATCAGctaagattttttcccccccgaCCTCCTTCGTCACTGAAGGGATGGTAAGcacttttaattagaaattaattaatgAGCAGCTGCTTCTTCCCACCCCACAGTAATAATTAGTCTCAATTACAAACAAGACATATGAAGGGACACACGACTGAGTCTTCATTTAAGATTTAATCAACAGTTAAAATTAGCGCTAATGCTGACAATAAAGCACATGACATGCAACCCTGCgtttcttttccagcttttattCCCGGCGTGTGATTACAGGTAGAAAACCCTACGAGCGTATTCCGGGGAGTGATTGAAGGACGTGACTTTTCACGTTAAAACCACTCGGGTGCCGTCGCAAACCTCCGCTGGAAAAGCCAGCCCTTCTCTGAGGGCCGCATCCAGCCTGCCTGCGTGTTCCCAAGTGGACACGGCTGAAAGGGGGGTGTTATAGCGGGGGGGGGGCAATGCCCCGACGTGCCGAGTGCTGCTTCCCACAGGGGAGCAAACATTTCTCTGCCAGTGGTTCCCGGCAGAGCGGAGCTTCCCTCGGGACCCTTTGGCGGTGGGGTCCGGGGTAGCACCCTCGGGGCGCAGCGGGACCTCTCAGCAGAGCCGATGGGGCGGGCGCCTCTCCTGCGCCGCCGccccccttcctttcctttccccaaagTCGCCTTTTGTGGGGGCCGTGCCCCCCTCCTTAACCAGGCAgagccccccacagccccccggAGGGGCAGGCTCCGTGCTGCCGCCCTGCGGAGGCGGCCGTCGgggggctccagcagcccctctccccccgaCGGCCGCAGCCGACGGCGGGCGGAGGAAGTGGAGGACGGGGCTGAGCGCTGCTCCGCGGTGTGCAGACTTGCTCAGAGAGATTCCTGGGTTCAGACATGTGAATAGCCCCAGGGTCACACTCTAATTAATGATGATGTTCTCTTCTTCTCCCCAGCTGGAAGACTGCCTCCCAGAAACGAATCTGCCCACACTGACAGCTCGATTGAGGGTGATTGATGACTATCTGGAGACCACAGTACACATAATATAATATCTGCTGCGTAATTGCTTTAATTTACAGATGAAAATACTAGTTCTCGGATTGAGTTAGACTACAGCGAGCGGTGCTTTATGGCGCTTCAGAGTGTGTGCAAATAAAAGATATCAGATACAGTACATGCAAATTATCCTGACAGCTTGCTATCTGTAGCCGGGAGAAACGTATGAAGAACGGGAATCAAATGACATTAATAATCGAGTTTGAATTCCGTATTGATTtcgggcggggggggggggggggggaaagtgCTTATCCTTTTCTCACCTGAACTgctaatttcttcttcttcccgGGAATATTAATAACTTAGCCATTGGGTTTCTGTTACAGAAACGCTTCTTTATTCCTTCTGCGACCCGGTGCTGCCAGAATATAATGGTAGTTTAAGTTACTATTTACAAGCAGCTTCCTTCTGTGCATCGTGCTGCCGGGCTGTTGcattgttttggaagaaaagacaCCCAGTGTTTACACAATGGTCTGCCTGCAGTGTTGGGTACTGCTCACTCTGCCTCCTATGCTGATTACGTTGGGGGTTGTTTATTTAAGCCCTGGAGTATAACTCACCGGTGCTAGGGAAGAAAAGAGTTGCACTTATCTCAAGAGTGGCTCAGGGTAAAGCACTATAATTAGCTGAGAGAGCTAGAGAACTGCCTTGAGAAGTCCTCACAGTTTTCCAGGCTGCAGTTTGGGAAATGTCCCGTTGtgtttcctcctcccccccccaccttctTTTGATACTACTGCAGATGTCAACTCTGCAGTGGCCCGCAGAACACTATGGGTTTTGATATTTAGATGAGTctattaaactttaaaatacaaggTAAAATTCAATATTTACAGTCCTTGTCTATTTATATATCACAGTTGTCTTTCATTGCCCTGCCCCATGCAAATACTCTGGTGCCCGTTTTTGAACCGAACTTTCCTGgattaataatgataattatttGTCATTGTAATTTGCAGCTTTGCCTGCTTTAATACTTTACACCCGGTCAGCATTGTGCCACTTCCAATCTGTATTCCCTAGGAAGTAGtcattaaaacacaaaacaaaaacccaccaccaccactaacaacaaaaaacaaaccaccaccaacaacccCCCTTAATATTTAAACACTGACATTACATCTTCCTAAGGCGTTCACATCTTGTTTCACTTGCAATCTACAAATAATGGCCCTTTGTTGATAAGAAACCCAACAGAGTTATATTTCATCTTGAATTTTTGGTGCCAGAGCACAAACATGCAATAAGCCCcacaatgatttaaaataacCTTTGTGGTTCTTGCACATAAACAACGTAACACTGTTCAAATCCAAGTAAAGACGCTTAATGCTGTGGGCTATATCCTTAAGCACTTGGAAAATGCAAGCCTTTGCTGTGCAATAAAAATTGTTCCTTGTCAAAGCCCCTTTCCCGTGCAAACGAGTCAACAGCacaccagaaaaataaacacgCCGTGCTTTCTCCGAAGTTTGAGAAAGTAAAAGCCATGGCAATCGATACGGAGCGCTGCAGGGTTTCCCTCTCTTAAGAGTCAGCCTGAGCACCCAGAAGAGCGGATATTTTCGCACCAAAGCCAAACTAAGTACATCTTCCAGGGTTACGTGCTTCTTCCCCGGGAAGCTGGAGCCAACGTTCATGCAAGTTTTATCATAAAAACACGAAACTAGAAGGAAACGCTGTGATACTGGAACAGGCCACAGCAGGTAAAACAGAGAACCGCGTCAGGACTAACGCTTTGATGGACGTCTTCAGGGACATGATCTAGAGGCAGTTAATGTAGCTACAGTTTTGCTATCTGCATTTTCATCACCTCCTCGTTCCGAGGGGTTATTGCCACTCCTGGAAATATTTCAGCGACGGAATTTGCTTATGGGCTAAACAGACTTCAGCAGGCGCTTTCAGTcgagtttgctttgttttcacgTTAAAGATTTAAAGCAACCTTGACACCGCCTGACAAACGCCGTGAAGCTCTACACGTTGCCCATTTGGGATCTGACATGGAACCGAGGGCAGCCTGCAACATTTTCAAGTAGATTAGCTCCCAGGAAGGCGGTATCGCCAGTAGGCGCGAGGTGTTTTTAGAGCCCACCTGAGGTGTGATTGCCTACACTGCACTGCAAATCGGGGGGCAGCGAGTCGGTGGTGCCTACCTGCACCAGCCCACATAATGGCTTGTGATCAGCACAACTATGATGACAAACACAACCGTTGCATAAGAAGGCGCCGCTAATTAATTCACGCAGATTACAACTACGTGTAAAAGCGGTTGTTCCAAGCTATCCGTTtgaatgctttcattttgtagTCTTCAATCCTCTTGGCAAACAATCTAGATTAAAGCAGAAAGGCCTCACATGCTCACTctgttctttgtatttattaaacTTTTCACACTGAAGGACTAGAgccaacacgcacacacgcgCTCACTCTCACCCCCCAAAACTTTTCAGCAAGAGAATAAGCAAATGCTGCGACCTGGGCAGCCGCTGTGGGGCTAGATGGACCCTGCCGCACATCCACGTTTACCTGCCCGGTGCAGAGCATACAACTACGCTGTCCCTAGCCAAGCAGAGATTATTCGAGGTTTCcctttccagctcctgcaccccAAGCGCCGCAGACTCGTAGGCATTCAAACGCCACCGCCTTcgagctgcctggcagcagaCAGCTTGAGCGTACTTCTGTGCGAAGAGAAAACTTTCCTACGTGCAAGGTCAAATCTTATTCCCTTTAAAGTTCGTCTTAAAATCCAGAAAGTTTGACTCGGTACCTTACCTTAGCGCTCGCTGAATATCATATCCACACCCCCTTCCCAAGAAATAACACATATGTTAAATTACATTTGCCCTCTCTCCTAGGTAAAGATTGCACAAAGCCAAATGATTCATCACAGATagtttctcttccctccagcagTTCGTTTTCAGCTGCCTTGCTGCTAGAGCAGGCTCcgaaggggggaaaaaaataaaccccaccgcccccctcctccccgctTCCgtagagacagacagacacacacaagcatcaccaccaaaacaaggagattttttttttttttttttttttttttttttttacctgcgGTCACACCAGGCTTCGGCTAAAACCTCGTAGCGAGAGCTGTGCCATGGCAGGGCTTCTCTCCTCTTGTCTGCGCTGGCTCACTTTGCAGGGAGCTACGGAGAACTAATGTAGACATTTCTCAGTGTATAATACCTGACTGGAGTGGCACAGTGCCTTCGGTCCCCAGGCGCCACAATCACTTCACTAACCCCCTGTACTAGAGTGACGTTCAAGTGAATAGCTCCACTGATCACACTCTTTCCTGCTGATTAACACTTTCCAACACGACCAGGCGCTCGGGTtccaacttttccttttaaaacagcagcagccagcactgcttgCCTCCTCGGGTTATAAACGCCGTCTGGGGCGTGGGGGACACCATAATTAATAGCAGGTTAGTAAAATTAGCGCTGCCACTCCAATTGCTGTCCTCGTTGCCAACAATAATTGCATTGATTCGGGAAGGACACGAGTGTCCTCCATTTAACCTAATGATCGGCGGGTTGCACACGCTGGAAGGCAGCCGGCGCCGTGATTAAGTGCGCGCACCTCCGAGCTCCCATTTATCTCCGCGGCTCAAGGCTGCGCTGGCGCTAAACTTACGGGCAACTCTGCCTCTCCCGCCGTCTTTGTCTCCCTCCCGTTGCCGGAGGTGGGCTCGGACGCAGGCGCCAGCCTCCGCGTCCCCGCACCTGGCCACCTATTGGCCTTACTTTTGGGCATAGCCGGGGCTCGGCGCGACGGACCCAGGCTCCGCCGCGCTtgccggggctgtgctggacggagggggcgcggggcggaGGGGGGCGTCGCAGCGCGGCCCCCCCGGCTCCGGGGACCCGCGTCCCGCAGCGTtcccgcagccccgggggccgGCCCCGCCGTCGCCCCCCGGCCCGGGGGCAGCCAGAGGGGGCTGCCTGGCCACCGGGGGCTTCCCCCGGGGGGGCGACAGCCGCGGGCGGGTCGGGAGCAGGAGCGCTTGCTCCCGCTGCTGCTCTCCGGCCGTCCGTCGGTCCGTCCGTCGGTCCGTCCGGCTGCCGCCCCTCTCTGCTGCAGAGTTCTCCGGACCCGGGCTGAGAACTCCCCCAACCCTCCCCGGTGTCCGCTGCTGCCCCCCCGTGCAGCCCCCTCCGGGGGCCGGTCTTGCGCTAAGTTTTGCGGCGCGGCCGCGACTTTCTTGGCTTAATTGTTTGTGCAGCGCGAAAAGGGACAAATCGGGATTGAcagaagggggaggagggatcGATATCGTTTCTCTTTAAAGGCATAAGCCCGGGCAGACGTCTCAATAAGacggaggaggagaaaaggagaatatTATAGCCCTAGCTAATTAAGCGAAGACAAAGAGGTGTGGGGAGAAAGGCTCGGGAGAGGTGGGGTGGCAGCGGGGATTTTTGAGCCGGTGCCTTCCCACCGTAACCACCAAGGCTGAACAATAACGTTAATAGGGAACATCTGTACATCGACAGATTTATTCTTGCCAGGGCTCTTTCATGCCCGTGTCATTTGCATGGCCCCATGCTCGTAATGTTCGACACACGTTGCACCTTGTAGTGCAATGACAGGGGAAATCTGATGGATGTTGAGAGTGGGAAACCCtattctctttcccctttctccctcctcgGATTGCCCTTGCGGCTTCCAAGGCGGGGAAACCACACGGAGAAAGACAACGTGC comes from Aythya fuligula isolate bAytFul2 chromosome 2, bAytFul2.pri, whole genome shotgun sequence and encodes:
- the IRX4 gene encoding iroquois-class homeodomain protein IRX-4, producing MSYPQFGYPYSSAPQFLMSTNSLTTCCESGGRTLAETGAAASAQTPVYCPVYESRLLATARHELNSAAALGVYGGPYAGPQGYGNYVTYGTEAPAFYSLNSLEAKDGSGSAHAGIAPAAAYYPYDHTLSQYQYDRYGGMDGGTRRKNATRETTSTLKAWLQEHRKNPYPTKGEKIMLAIITKMTLTQVSTWFANARRRLKKENKMTWPPRNKCSDEKRPYEEEEEEEEGSQEDAMMKNEKAEEPTGKEEKELELSDLEDLDAAESESSECEMRRPFPHPLPHPHPLPGGGPPPRAAEPPAKLPLPAAVDEEEEEEAERARSCLKPAAEECEAALLGARPRGCEPKMCFPQGQQLLEAKPRIWSLAHTATSLNQAEYPSCMLKRQGGSAATAASTPVNVIDRHQDSPVTNLRNWVDGVFHDPLFRHSTLNQALSNTTVSWATTKGAILETGALGRSVGNGANVLKGQLSNLAHHDSSKEFIAFPKAGSKMFCS